One region of Miscanthus floridulus cultivar M001 chromosome 19, ASM1932011v1, whole genome shotgun sequence genomic DNA includes:
- the LOC136526506 gene encoding uncharacterized mitochondrial protein AtMg00810-like, whose amino-acid sequence MPDDPQISPVPSSVRDALSDPHWRRTMEEEYAALLVNQTWDLVPRPPGSNVVTGKWIWTHKRRADGTLERYKARWVLRGFTQRPGVDYDETFSPVVKPATVRTVLSLALSRSWPVHQLDVKNAFLHGTLTETVYYSQPAASSPSLLSRVIASLQQEFAMKDLGVLHHFLGVTVEPRPTGLLLHQRQYTLGILERAGMTNCKPCSTPVDTQGKLSEAVGTTVADPTTYQSLAGALQYLTFTRPDITYAVQQICLHMHDPREPHLTALKRLLRYLHGTVDYGLLLQRSSSTELVVYTDADWAGCPDTRRSTSGYAVFLGGNLVSWSSKRQPVVSRSSAEAEYRAVANGMAEASWLR is encoded by the exons ATGCCCGACGACCCGCAGATCTCTCCTGTACCCTCTTCCGTTCGCGACGCCTTGTCGGACCCTCATTGGCGCCGCACGATGGAAGAGGAGTACGCGGCTCTCCTCGTCAACCAGACATGGGATCTGGTGCCCCGTCCACCCGGATCCAACGTCGTCACCGGCAAGTGGATCTGGACACACAAGCGGCGGGCTGATGGTAcccttgagaggtacaaggctcgctgggttctTCGGGGTTTCACTCAGCGCCCTGGAGTCGATTATGATGAGACTTTTAGCCCCGTGGTGAAGCCGGCCACCGTACGCACAGTGCTCTCCCTGGCTCTCAGTCGCTCTTGGCCTGTGCATCAGCTGGACGTCAAGAATGCTTTTCTCCACGGGACTCTCACCGAGACAGTCTACTACAGCCAGCCAGCGG CCTCCAGCCCGTCCTTACTCAGCCGTGTCATCGCCTCTcttcagcaggagtttgctatgaaggatcttggtgtgctccaccacttcctcggGGTCACTGTTGAGCCTCGCCCCAccggccttctccttcaccagCGGCAGTACACTCTTGGTATCCTGGAGCGTGCTGGGATGACTAACTGCAAGCCTTGCTCTACTCCAGTTGACACACAGGGCAAGCTGTCAGAGGCTGTGGGCACCACCGTGGCAGACCCCACTACTTACCAGAGTCTTGCAGGTGCCCttcagtacctcaccttcaccaGGCCAGACATCACCTATGCAGTGCAGCAGATATGCCttcacatgcatgatccccgAGAGCCTCACCTCACTGCGCTCAAGCGCCTCCTCCGTTACCTCCACGGCACTGTCGACTATGGCTTACTCCTTCAGCGGTCTTCCTCCACCGAGCTCGTCGTCTACACTGACGCCGACTGGGCCGGGTGTCCGGACACTCGGCGCTCTACCTCCGGCTACGCTGTCTTTCTAGGCGGCAACCTGGTGTCCTGGTCGTCCAAGCGCCAGCCGGTGGTCTCCCGATCCAGTGCCGAGGCGGAGTACCGAGCTGTCGCTAACGGCATGGCTGAGGCCTCCTGGCTCCGATAG